Proteins from a single region of Desulfolutivibrio sulfoxidireducens:
- a CDS encoding ABC transporter permease, with product MTEPRRARFFFARYGMLLAGLILVGVMSLGALFAPLLAAHDPTRLDVDAVLQPPSLTHPMGTDALGRDVFSRMLYGGRVSLWVGFVAVGLSVAIGLVLGLVSGYFGGLVDEAVMRGVDVMLCFPSFFLILAVIAFLEPSLVNIMVVIGLTSWMGVARLVRAETLTLRNREFVLAARLAGSGTTHILFHHILPNALAPVLVSATLGVAGAILVESSLSFLGLGVQPPTPSWGNMLMEGKDVLEIAPWLSIFPGLAILFTVLGYNLLGESLRDILDPRLRR from the coding sequence ATGACTGAGCCCCGCCGCGCCCGCTTCTTTTTCGCCCGCTACGGCATGCTCCTGGCCGGACTGATCCTGGTCGGGGTCATGTCCCTGGGCGCGCTTTTCGCCCCGCTTCTGGCCGCACACGACCCCACGCGCCTGGATGTGGACGCCGTCCTTCAACCGCCGAGCCTGACACACCCCATGGGCACCGACGCCCTGGGCCGGGACGTCTTCTCGCGGATGCTCTATGGCGGCCGGGTGTCCTTGTGGGTGGGTTTCGTGGCCGTGGGCCTGTCCGTGGCCATCGGGCTGGTGTTGGGGCTTGTATCCGGCTATTTCGGCGGGCTGGTGGACGAGGCGGTCATGCGCGGGGTGGACGTAATGCTGTGTTTCCCGTCCTTTTTCCTGATCCTGGCGGTCATCGCCTTTCTCGAACCGTCGCTTGTGAACATCATGGTGGTCATCGGGCTGACCTCCTGGATGGGCGTGGCCCGGCTGGTGCGGGCCGAGACGCTGACCCTGCGCAACCGCGAATTCGTCCTGGCCGCGCGGCTGGCCGGGTCCGGCACCACGCACATCCTGTTCCACCACATCCTGCCCAACGCCCTGGCCCCGGTGCTGGTGTCGGCCACCCTCGGCGTGGCCGGGGCCATCCTGGTGGAGTCGTCCTTGAGCTTTCTGGGGCTCGGGGTGCAGCCGCCCACGCCCAGTTGGGGGAACATGCTCATGGAGGGCAAGGACGTGCTGGAAATCGCGCCCTGGCTGTCCATCTTCCCCGGACTGGCGATCTTATTCACCGTGCTCGGCTACAACCTTCTGGGCGAAAGCCTGCGGGACATCCTGGACCCGAGGCTTCGCCGATGA
- a CDS encoding ABC transporter permease: MLALLRILALKTIWVAVIFLGITIISFGVIHLAPGSPTDLQTTLNPYATAETRARLEKIYGLDRPIHVQYLDWLARMASFDFGKSLSGDNRAVWDKIKERLPLTIGMNIVSLILTLSIAIPIGVIAANRQGGLFDRATTVLVFIGFAMPGFWLALLLMLALGIHWPILPISGMTSLDFAALSPLDKAADLARHLAMPIFIYTFGSLAGMSRFMRSSMLEVLRQDYILTARAKGLPERVVIFKHALRNALLPVITILGLSLPGLIGGSVIIESIYALPGLGQLFYQAVMSRDYPLIMGNLVLGAILTLAGNLLADVGYALADPRVRMGSRNDD; the protein is encoded by the coding sequence GTGCTCGCCCTGCTGCGTATCCTCGCCCTCAAAACCATCTGGGTGGCCGTTATTTTCCTCGGCATCACCATCATCAGCTTTGGCGTCATCCATCTGGCCCCGGGCTCGCCCACCGACCTCCAGACCACCTTAAACCCCTACGCCACAGCCGAAACCCGCGCCCGATTGGAAAAAATCTACGGCCTGGACCGGCCCATCCACGTCCAATACCTGGACTGGCTGGCGCGCATGGCCAGTTTCGACTTCGGCAAGTCCCTAAGCGGCGACAACCGCGCCGTCTGGGACAAGATCAAGGAACGCCTGCCCCTGACCATCGGCATGAACATCGTCTCGCTCATCCTCACCCTGTCCATCGCCATCCCCATCGGGGTCATCGCCGCCAACAGACAGGGCGGCCTCTTCGACCGGGCCACCACCGTCCTGGTGTTCATCGGCTTCGCCATGCCCGGCTTCTGGCTGGCGCTTCTGCTCATGCTGGCCCTCGGCATCCACTGGCCCATCCTGCCCATCTCCGGCATGACCTCGCTGGATTTCGCCGCCCTCTCCCCCCTGGACAAGGCCGCCGATCTGGCCAGGCACCTGGCCATGCCGATTTTCATCTACACCTTCGGCAGCCTGGCCGGCATGTCCCGGTTCATGCGCTCCTCCATGCTCGAGGTCCTGCGCCAGGACTACATCCTGACCGCCCGGGCCAAGGGCCTGCCCGAACGCGTGGTCATCTTCAAGCACGCCCTGCGCAACGCCCTTCTGCCGGTCATCACCATCCTCGGGCTGTCCCTGCCCGGGCTTATCGGCGGCTCGGTGATCATCGAGTCCATCTACGCCCTGCCCGGCCTGGGCCAGCTTTTCTATCAGGCGGTCATGTCCCGCGACTATCCGCTGATCATGGGCAATCTGGTGCTCGGGGCCATCCTGACCCTGGCCGGGAACCTCCTGGCCGACGTGGGCTACGCCCTGGCCGATCCGCGCGTGCGCATGGGGAGCCGGAACGATGACTGA
- a CDS encoding ATP-dependent nuclease, with protein sequence MSDPRKALEQKFNDRNRYSNFGPILRSIDIQGFRGVFKKISFNHPITAFSGLNGCGKSTIGQIAVCGYKKPSTSSNYRRYYINDFFPYSVADPNPFGPDSKVVYEYATSTPLESKTLTISRATSEWSGYKRQPERFCYYIGIAAYLPKVERRDFSVYLSRDISLGDKRVLDEEVKSKVKIILNQDYSDLFYQQILHKNKDAQLGMASKGSDTYSENNMGFGEGRIFYLVNLLENSPSQSLFVIEEPETSLHEDAQHEFTKYLLEICGRRNHQIVFSTHSSTILNALPPESRQFIYRKGNEIELYESISSTRARSILSRGHFRSLNICVEDEFAKYLLTEIIRKENQALLKTIMIESVGDTKAVLSAVRLLQKISVNVIAIRDGDIGDDRANSVYSLPGSLPPEKEVYLNPNVKGAIKCKYGIEIDAMLSLHPDLDHHDYTDLFSNEAETDAASFRSFAIDCYLSELKKEDYLDLVSVITERC encoded by the coding sequence ATGTCTGACCCACGTAAGGCGTTGGAACAAAAATTTAATGATAGAAATAGATATTCTAACTTTGGGCCTATCTTAAGGTCAATTGACATTCAAGGCTTTCGAGGAGTGTTTAAAAAAATTTCGTTCAACCATCCCATTACAGCATTTTCTGGATTGAATGGATGCGGGAAAAGTACAATTGGACAGATTGCAGTTTGCGGATATAAAAAGCCTTCGACAAGTTCAAATTATAGGCGTTATTATATAAACGACTTTTTCCCGTACTCTGTAGCTGATCCGAACCCATTTGGACCAGATTCTAAAGTTGTGTATGAGTATGCAACAAGTACTCCACTAGAAAGTAAGACTCTTACAATTTCCAGAGCTACTTCAGAGTGGTCAGGATATAAAAGACAACCAGAAAGATTTTGTTATTATATTGGAATAGCTGCTTATCTTCCAAAGGTTGAGCGTAGAGATTTTAGTGTCTATCTGTCTAGAGATATTTCTCTAGGCGACAAAAGGGTTCTGGATGAAGAAGTAAAAAGTAAAGTTAAAATTATCTTGAATCAAGATTATTCAGACTTATTTTATCAGCAGATATTACATAAAAACAAAGACGCTCAACTCGGCATGGCTTCTAAGGGAAGTGATACCTATTCTGAAAATAACATGGGTTTTGGAGAAGGTAGAATATTTTATTTAGTAAATTTACTTGAAAATTCACCAAGTCAAAGCTTGTTTGTTATAGAAGAGCCAGAGACATCTCTTCATGAAGACGCCCAGCATGAGTTTACTAAATATTTGCTAGAGATTTGTGGACGTAGAAACCATCAAATTGTCTTTTCAACACATTCAAGTACGATATTAAACGCTTTGCCACCGGAGTCAAGGCAATTTATTTATAGGAAGGGAAATGAAATCGAACTATATGAATCAATATCTTCAACACGGGCAAGGTCAATTTTGTCTCGTGGGCATTTTAGATCTTTAAACATTTGTGTTGAAGATGAGTTTGCAAAATATTTACTTACAGAGATTATTAGAAAAGAAAATCAAGCTTTATTAAAAACTATTATGATAGAGTCCGTAGGTGACACTAAAGCTGTCTTGAGTGCAGTGCGATTGCTGCAAAAAATTTCAGTCAATGTTATCGCTATAAGAGATGGTGACATAGGAGATGATAGAGCAAATAGCGTATATTCCTTGCCGGGCTCTCTTCCTCCGGAAAAAGAGGTTTACCTTAATCCAAATGTCAAAGGTGCAATTAAATGTAAGTATGGCATAGAGATAGATGCTATGCTATCTTTGCACCCAGACTTAGACCATCATGACTATACGGATCTTTTCTCGAATGAGGCTGAAACAGATGCAGCTTCATTTAGATCTTTTGCAATAGACTGTTACTTGTCTGAGCTTAAAAAAGAAGATTACTTAGATTTGGTAAGTGTAATTACAGAAAGATGTTGA
- a CDS encoding diguanylate cyclase domain-containing protein, giving the protein MSAFKTYKRPDLDISSYFGTFPINTNSVMGKTLNNSPEYQLLLSAYNEMTKAYFQMKKAFGEMKKAYFATDQEREKHFQSAEKYYKLAYVNDVSGLRNKNSYEEVTDKDNYCHIFIDLDNLKWTNDTLGSLVGDELIQIVGTELLKLAGEIPALCFHIHGDEFLVLMKNRKDAKKIADKVQTNLMKTTKQIAGLAQFNGVLITYGIGETYDAADKDCKDQKEQRLRDGKRVRRGEKPINVEMLKKTD; this is encoded by the coding sequence GTGAGTGCTTTCAAAACTTACAAGCGACCCGATCTTGATATTAGTTCTTACTTCGGCACATTTCCGATCAACACCAACTCTGTGATGGGTAAAACCTTGAATAATTCTCCAGAATATCAGCTGCTATTGTCAGCTTACAACGAAATGACAAAGGCATATTTTCAGATGAAGAAGGCTTTTGGTGAAATGAAAAAAGCATATTTTGCTACAGATCAAGAAAGAGAAAAACATTTTCAATCAGCTGAAAAATATTATAAACTAGCCTATGTAAATGATGTCTCAGGGTTAAGAAACAAAAACTCTTATGAAGAAGTTACGGACAAAGATAATTACTGCCATATTTTTATTGATTTAGACAATTTAAAATGGACAAATGACACCTTGGGAAGCTTGGTCGGCGATGAACTAATACAAATAGTAGGTACTGAGTTACTAAAATTAGCTGGAGAAATACCAGCATTGTGTTTTCACATTCATGGAGATGAATTTCTTGTGCTCATGAAAAATAGAAAAGATGCGAAAAAAATTGCTGATAAAGTTCAAACAAATCTAATGAAAACAACAAAACAAATTGCTGGCCTTGCTCAGTTTAATGGAGTACTTATTACTTATGGAATTGGTGAGACATATGATGCTGCAGACAAAGATTGTAAAGACCAAAAAGAACAACGTCTCAGGGATGGTAAAAGAGTTCGGCGAGGAGAAAAACCAATAAATGTCGAAATGCTTAAAAAAACTGATTAG
- a CDS encoding HXXEE domain-containing protein produces the protein MAIHLPILMIHEVEEYVLAPEGFKEFINKRSPLGTGNDPDYPLDEAYVFQVNILIAWPLIILGAVLANVAPWIGMSMIWFQIIINNVMHTVGFQQGKPTYNPGLLTNCLIIVPYCVYVIYNAYGFFLWYDWVLSLLLGVGITALLMKKTFGRLAAHRARTQSST, from the coding sequence ATGGCCATCCATCTGCCGATCCTAATGATCCACGAAGTGGAGGAGTATGTCCTCGCACCAGAGGGCTTCAAGGAATTCATCAACAAGCGCTCCCCGTTGGGCACCGGAAACGATCCCGATTATCCTTTGGACGAGGCCTACGTCTTTCAGGTGAATATCCTCATCGCTTGGCCACTGATCATTCTCGGGGCAGTTCTGGCCAACGTCGCTCCGTGGATAGGGATGTCAATGATCTGGTTTCAGATCATCATCAACAACGTGATGCACACGGTCGGCTTCCAGCAAGGCAAACCGACTTACAATCCTGGCCTACTCACGAATTGCCTCATCATCGTGCCTTACTGCGTTTACGTAATCTACAATGCATACGGTTTTTTTCTCTGGTACGACTGGGTCCTGTCGCTCCTGCTCGGCGTCGGCATCACCGCCCTTCTGATGAAGAAGACGTTTGGCCGTTTAGCCGCACACAGGGCCAGAACCCAGAGTTCCACATGA
- a CDS encoding IS5 family transposase, whose translation MNERNSKKPGIADYVVSRRRHKECFLDEIDRLIDWKPFEKLLRKKLSRVANAVGNPAYAPLPMFKILLLQRWYNLSDAAVEECLYDRLSFVRFVRLSLDHDQVPDSSTICRFRQSLLEKNVLKRLLDKLNHQLQRRGILVREGAIVDASVITSSRRPLKVIDILPEDREEDDDEASDVTISYSDDADAAWLRKGNRAYYGYKVHAATDSRDGFLLGGHVTPANHSDTQEFVDILDEIGPMPGGRIYADKGYSSQLNRHVLQARGLADGIMHKAARNRALNPAEKAANRQVSSVRSKVERAFGTLKRGYGFFRTRYLGVPKVELEFLLNAMAFNLKKAALKAAC comes from the coding sequence ATGAACGAGCGCAATTCCAAAAAGCCCGGCATTGCCGACTACGTCGTGTCCCGTCGCAGGCACAAGGAATGCTTCCTGGACGAAATAGATCGCCTCATTGACTGGAAGCCGTTTGAGAAGCTTCTTCGGAAAAAGCTTAGCCGGGTTGCCAATGCCGTTGGCAATCCCGCCTATGCGCCGTTGCCGATGTTTAAAATCCTTCTGCTCCAGAGGTGGTACAACCTGAGCGATGCGGCGGTGGAAGAATGCTTGTACGATCGGTTGTCCTTTGTCCGGTTCGTGCGCCTCTCCCTTGATCATGACCAAGTGCCCGATTCCTCGACCATTTGCCGGTTTCGGCAGAGCCTGCTTGAAAAAAACGTCTTGAAGCGGCTTCTGGACAAACTCAACCATCAACTCCAGCGGCGCGGCATACTGGTACGTGAAGGAGCCATCGTGGACGCGAGCGTCATCACCTCCTCGCGCCGCCCCCTCAAGGTGATCGATATTCTTCCCGAAGACCGCGAGGAAGATGACGACGAGGCGTCGGACGTAACCATCAGCTACTCCGATGACGCCGATGCGGCCTGGTTGCGCAAAGGGAACCGGGCATATTACGGCTACAAAGTCCATGCGGCCACGGACAGCCGGGACGGCTTTCTCCTTGGCGGCCATGTCACGCCGGCCAACCATTCGGATACGCAGGAATTCGTGGATATTCTGGATGAGATTGGCCCCATGCCAGGGGGCCGCATCTACGCAGACAAGGGATACAGCAGCCAGTTGAACAGGCATGTGCTCCAAGCCCGGGGACTTGCTGACGGCATCATGCATAAGGCCGCTCGCAACCGTGCGCTGAACCCCGCCGAAAAAGCGGCAAACCGCCAAGTCAGCAGTGTCCGGTCGAAGGTGGAACGGGCTTTCGGAACGCTCAAGCGAGGTTATGGATTCTTCCGGACGCGTTACCTTGGGGTGCCCAAGGTCGAGCTTGAATTTTTACTCAACGCCATGGCCTTCAACCTAAAAAAGGCGGCGCTCAAAGCGGCATGCTGA
- the sppA gene encoding signal peptide peptidase SppA yields the protein MQNAPSSPRTIRVRLLKSPLDYLRLALRVMFWCALLYIAVAAFESDGFTDKGEVVFLDSDFEEVSEADIGVDDIVVGLVDLHGVIMSFAGDDMLSGAESTVTPDDVRDALSVMRGVSDLSGLVVRFETPGGEVTASDEIRNILATYKAREKMPLFFYSGFVLASGGYYAACAADKVFAAKNAEVGSIGVIIEMLNYQKLAKDTLGVDMKVYKTGEFKDMGNPFREPTPAETALLNRDVRESMDDFVAEVAKSRDIPVNVVRDTLGTGQVWTGKRAKELGLVDDVFYPEELGARLKAELGAKGEVFYASYRRPEDFLHSLESHIQTALAAVFPKLPFPAARKGFHSPRLYYLLPW from the coding sequence ATGCAAAACGCCCCCTCCTCCCCCCGCACCATCCGGGTCCGGCTGCTCAAAAGCCCCCTGGATTACCTGCGCCTGGCCCTTCGGGTCATGTTCTGGTGCGCCCTGCTGTACATTGCGGTCGCGGCCTTCGAGAGCGACGGGTTCACGGACAAGGGGGAGGTGGTGTTTCTCGACTCGGATTTCGAGGAGGTCTCCGAGGCCGACATCGGCGTGGACGACATTGTGGTGGGGCTCGTGGACCTTCACGGGGTGATCATGAGCTTCGCCGGCGACGACATGCTCTCGGGCGCGGAGTCGACGGTGACCCCGGACGACGTGCGCGACGCCTTGTCGGTCATGCGCGGGGTATCCGACCTGTCGGGGCTGGTGGTGCGCTTCGAGACGCCTGGCGGGGAGGTCACGGCCTCGGACGAGATCCGCAACATCCTGGCCACATACAAGGCCCGGGAAAAAATGCCGCTTTTTTTCTATTCCGGCTTCGTCCTGGCGTCCGGCGGCTACTACGCGGCCTGCGCCGCGGACAAGGTGTTCGCGGCCAAAAACGCCGAGGTGGGCAGCATCGGGGTGATCATCGAGATGCTCAACTACCAGAAGCTGGCCAAGGACACTCTCGGCGTGGACATGAAGGTCTACAAGACCGGCGAGTTCAAGGACATGGGCAATCCCTTCCGGGAGCCCACGCCGGCCGAGACGGCCCTGCTCAACCGGGACGTACGGGAAAGCATGGACGATTTCGTGGCCGAGGTGGCCAAGAGCCGGGACATCCCGGTGAATGTGGTGCGCGACACCCTCGGCACGGGCCAGGTCTGGACCGGGAAGCGGGCCAAGGAACTGGGGCTTGTCGACGACGTGTTCTACCCCGAGGAACTTGGCGCCAGGCTCAAGGCCGAGCTTGGGGCCAAGGGCGAGGTGTTCTACGCCTCCTACCGCCGGCCCGAGGACTTCCTGCACTCCCTGGAGTCGCACATCCAGACCGCCCTCGCGGCGGTCTTCCCCAAACTGCCCTTTCCGGCCGCCCGCAAGGGGTTCCACTCCCCGCGCCTGTACTACCTTTTGCCCTGGTAG
- a CDS encoding ATP-binding cassette domain-containing protein, with the protein MSFSRHLAPLPAEAAPPLVELVRVSMSLGGRTVLSDVSFRLFPGEAWAVVGENGSGKTTLLRALRGDIPPAQDGRGQRRYAWGGSPRHSPLGLRHRFGLVSREDWDFWRRQAPGVTVLDAVCAGFFDTRLLHQPPSETQRRRAVEVMVLAGLEGYAESRMSELSEGLLRAALVARALAPWPLLLALDEVFEGLDRDSRDRTTRAIQAALASGAALVATAHRIEDIPPGVTRAVILHQGRIVARGPLDEPGFFPTSIPQIGSGLLEEADPDESEAALPAPAPAPPRELPSTPRSTPRFTPETSAPPLFEIANADVYLDGRRILAGVNWRVDEGQRWAVLGLNGAGKSTLLRLVTGEVHPALGGTIRRPGLVHEVGADLRDVRTRIGCLSADLEAAYPPRTTARDVLLSAFFAGVGLHFTPNSAQLETAEQRLCDLGLSDLAGRPIGTLSTGQRRLVFLARAVVHSPRLLILDEPFSGLDPTARDRAALAVRRTIRGGAAVILVTHRPGDVIPEITRILRVEAGTVRVEPA; encoded by the coding sequence ATGTCCTTCTCGCGCCATCTCGCCCCCCTGCCCGCCGAGGCGGCCCCGCCCCTGGTGGAGCTTGTCCGGGTCAGCATGTCTCTTGGCGGCCGCACGGTCCTTTCGGACGTCTCCTTCCGGCTTTTCCCCGGCGAGGCCTGGGCCGTGGTGGGCGAAAACGGCTCCGGCAAGACCACCTTATTGCGCGCCCTGCGCGGCGATATTCCCCCGGCCCAGGACGGCCGGGGCCAGCGGCGCTACGCCTGGGGCGGTTCGCCGCGCCACTCCCCGCTTGGCCTGCGCCACCGCTTCGGCCTGGTCAGCCGCGAGGACTGGGATTTCTGGCGTCGCCAGGCCCCGGGCGTCACCGTCCTCGACGCGGTGTGCGCCGGATTTTTCGACACCAGGCTTTTGCACCAGCCGCCGAGTGAAACCCAGCGGCGGCGGGCCGTGGAGGTCATGGTCCTGGCCGGGCTCGAAGGATACGCCGAGAGCCGCATGTCCGAACTCTCCGAGGGGCTTTTGCGGGCCGCCCTGGTGGCCAGGGCCCTGGCCCCGTGGCCCCTGCTCCTGGCCCTGGACGAGGTCTTCGAGGGACTGGACCGGGACTCCCGGGACCGGACGACCCGGGCGATCCAGGCCGCGCTGGCCTCGGGCGCGGCCCTGGTGGCCACCGCCCACCGCATCGAGGACATCCCCCCCGGCGTGACCAGGGCCGTGATCCTGCATCAGGGCCGGATCGTGGCCCGGGGACCTCTCGACGAACCGGGCTTTTTCCCGACCTCGATCCCCCAGATCGGCTCGGGACTCCTGGAGGAGGCCGACCCGGACGAGTCCGAGGCCGCCCTTCCCGCACCCGCACCCGCGCCGCCCCGCGAACTCCCGTCCACGCCCCGGTCCACGCCCCGGTTCACGCCGGAGACGTCCGCTCCGCCCCTTTTCGAGATCGCCAACGCCGACGTGTACCTTGACGGCCGGCGCATCCTGGCCGGGGTCAACTGGCGGGTCGACGAAGGCCAGCGCTGGGCCGTGCTCGGCCTAAACGGCGCGGGCAAGTCCACGCTTTTGCGCCTGGTTACGGGCGAGGTCCATCCGGCCCTGGGCGGGACCATCCGTCGCCCCGGCCTGGTCCATGAGGTCGGGGCCGACCTGCGCGACGTCAGGACGCGCATCGGCTGCCTGTCCGCCGACCTGGAAGCGGCCTATCCGCCGCGCACCACGGCCCGCGACGTGCTTCTCAGCGCCTTTTTCGCCGGGGTGGGCCTGCACTTCACCCCCAACTCGGCCCAACTGGAGACGGCAGAGCAGCGCTTGTGTGACCTCGGTCTCTCGGATCTGGCCGGCCGGCCCATCGGGACCCTGTCCACAGGGCAGCGCCGCCTGGTCTTCCTGGCCCGGGCCGTGGTCCATTCCCCACGACTCCTGATCCTCGACGAGCCTTTTTCCGGCCTGGACCCGACCGCCCGGGACCGGGCCGCCCTCGCAGTGCGCCGGACCATCCGAGGCGGCGCGGCCGTGATCCTGGTCACCCACCGCCCCGGCGACGTCATCCCGGAGATCACCCGGATCCTTCGCGTCGAGGCCGGGACGGTCCGGGTGGAACCGGCCTGA
- the dapA gene encoding 4-hydroxy-tetrahydrodipicolinate synthase: MEFRGAFTALVTPFSGGEIDEDRYRELIEWQIGQKIHGLVPCGTTGESATLSHAEHKRVIRICVEQVGGRVPVLAGAGSNNTREAVDLTREAKEAGADGALLITPYYNKPTQHGLVEHFAAIAAEVALPFVVYNVPGRTSVNVLPETLAKIKKRVPQVVGVKEATGNLTQISDIIEYCGPDFAVLSGDDFTVLPTLAIGGVGVISVVTNIVPGLMSAMCEAFFAGDMAKARELHYTMAPLCRGMFLETNPVPAKTALALMGKIVFEARLPMVAMLPANQDKLRAILSAAGLVS; the protein is encoded by the coding sequence ATGGAGTTCCGGGGAGCCTTCACGGCCTTGGTGACGCCCTTTTCCGGCGGCGAGATCGACGAGGACCGCTATCGCGAGCTTATCGAATGGCAGATCGGGCAGAAAATTCACGGGCTTGTGCCTTGCGGCACCACCGGGGAATCGGCCACCCTGTCCCACGCCGAACATAAACGGGTCATCCGCATCTGCGTCGAACAGGTTGGGGGTCGGGTCCCGGTTCTGGCCGGGGCCGGGTCCAACAACACCCGGGAGGCCGTGGACCTGACCCGGGAGGCCAAGGAGGCCGGGGCCGACGGGGCGCTTCTGATCACCCCGTACTACAACAAGCCCACCCAGCACGGGCTCGTGGAGCACTTCGCGGCCATCGCCGCCGAGGTGGCGCTGCCCTTCGTGGTCTACAACGTGCCCGGCCGGACCTCGGTGAACGTGCTCCCCGAGACCCTGGCCAAGATCAAAAAGCGGGTCCCCCAGGTGGTCGGGGTCAAGGAGGCCACGGGCAACCTGACCCAGATCTCGGACATCATCGAATATTGCGGCCCGGATTTCGCCGTGCTTTCCGGGGACGACTTCACGGTCCTGCCCACCCTGGCCATCGGCGGCGTGGGGGTCATCTCCGTGGTCACCAACATCGTGCCCGGGCTGATGAGCGCCATGTGCGAGGCCTTTTTCGCCGGTGACATGGCAAAGGCCCGGGAACTGCATTACACAATGGCCCCGCTGTGCCGGGGCATGTTCCTGGAGACCAACCCGGTTCCGGCCAAAACGGCCCTGGCCTTGATGGGCAAAATCGTCTTCGAGGCCAGGCTGCCCATGGTGGCGATGCTCCCGGCCAACCAGGACAAGCTGCGGGCCATCCTGTCCGCCGCCGGGCTCGTTTCGTAA